The Ananas comosus cultivar F153 linkage group 2, ASM154086v1, whole genome shotgun sequence genome contains a region encoding:
- the LOC109724905 gene encoding pentatricopeptide repeat-containing protein At2g03380, mitochondrial, whose product MISLLKRRHLPPINPSLHLHLQTLSTNTIKHLPKPQELSNPNPFLPLLHSCPNLFSLKQIHALLVVHGLIQNLPLNTKLVSSYCAFESLESARKVFDEIPDPDLYSWKVMLRWYVVSDRYVEAIGFYGRRMRQCLLVEDNVVFSLVLKACVKSLDIDEGKKVHGHVVKVGNLDCFVLNCLVDMYAKCEDIECARRVFDRMRGRNVVSWTSIICGYVRNGRAEEGLVLFNEMRRESVEPSEHTLASLLTACATLDALHQGKWIHGYGIKVGVNMNSFVSTALLDMYVKCGDVTDARDVFDELYDVDIISWTAMIVGYTQTGRPLEALRIFGDKNFAGIIPNSITVASVLSASAQIRNLNFGRSIHVLGIKLGVENSPVVVNSLVDMYAKCRALSDANRIFKGSQNKDVITWNSMITGCVQNDLGHEALSLFNQMRLLGCSPDAVTLVSALSASASLGALQVGSSFHGYALKCAFLFNIYVNTALLNLYNKCGDLVSSRQVFDEMSDRNAVTWCAMVGGYGMQGDSASSINLFKEMLNEDFQPNDITFTSILSTCSHTGMVTEGQKYFNTMMKNHKVAPSTKHYACMVDMLSRAGKLAEALEFIEKMPFEANVQMWGAFLHGCTLYSNFDLGEVAVSRIMELRPESSDYYVLMFNLYASNARWAEATKIRDLMKERGMVKVPGFSSVGTENGLKNSVLLEHISQKQVHDRKLD is encoded by the coding sequence ATGATCTCTCTATTGAAAAGGAGACATCTCCCACCCATAAACCCTTCCCTTCACCTCCACCTCCAAACCCTCTCCACCAACACCATCAAACACCTCCCAAAACCTCAAGAGCtctcaaaccctaaccctttTCTCCCTCTCCTGCATTCATGCCCCAATCTTTTCTCTCTGAAGCAGATCCATGCCCTACTTGTTGTCCATGGTTTGATCCAAAACCTCCCACTCAACACCAAATTGGTAAGCTCCTACTGCGCTTTCGAGAGCCTCGAATCGGCACGtaaggtgttcgacgaaattccCGACCCAGATCTCTATTCCTGGAAGGTGATGCTTAGATGGTACGTCGTGAGCGATCGCTACGTAGAAGCGATCGGGTTCTACGGGAGAAGAATGAGGCAATGTTTACTAGTAGAAGACAATGTGGTCTTCTCGCTTGTGTTAAAGGCGTGCGTGAAATCGCTCGACATTGATGAAGGAAAGAAGGTGCATGGTCACGTAGTTAAAGTCGGAAATCTGGATTGTTTCGTGCTAAATTGTTTAGTCGATATGTATGCGAAATGTGAAGATATCGAGTGCGCACGTAGGGTGTTCGATCGAATGCGCGGTAGAAATGTGGTTTCTTGGACTTCGATAATATGCGGGTATGTTCGAAATGGTCGGGCCGAAGAAGGGTTGGTTTTGTTTAATGAGATGAGGAGAGAAAGTGTCGAGCCGAGTGAACACACATTGGCGAGCTTGCTCACTGCTTGCGCGACACTAGATGCTTTGCATCAAGGGAAGTGGATCCATGGTTACGGAATTAAAGTTGGTGTGAATATGAATTCTTTTGTCAGCACCGCATTATTAGATATGTATGTAAAGTGTGGGGACGTAACAGATGCGCGTGATGTATTCGACGAGCTTTATGATGTAGACATTATCTCCTGGACTGCTATGATAGTCGGGTACACACAAACTGGGCGTCCATTAGAGGCCTTACGGATTTTTGGCGACAAGAATTTCGCGGGAATCATTCCTAATTCAATTACCGTAGCAAGTGTTCTCTCTGCCTCTGCGCAGATAAGAAACTTGAACTTTGGAAGATCGATTCACGTGCTCGGGATTAAGCTAGGCGTGGAGAATAGCCCGGTGGTTGTTAATTCTCTTGTTGATATGTACGCCAAATGCCGCGCATTATCCGATGCTAATCGCATATTTAAAGGGAGTCAGAATAAGGATGTTATTACTTGGAATTCGATGATAACAGGATGTGTGCAAAATGACTTAGGCCATGAAGCTTTATCACTTTTTAATCAGATGAGGTTACTTGGATGTTCACCTGATGCCGTCACATTGGTGAGCGCTCTCTCGGCTTCTGCTTCTTTGGGAGCTCTCCAAGTTGGTAGCTCTTTCCATGGTTATGCTCTGAAGTGCGCCTTTTTATTCAACATTTACGTAAACACGGCTCTCCTAAATCTCTATAACAAATGCGGGGATTTGGTATCTTCTCGTCAAGTGTTCGATGAAATGAGTGACCGAAATGCAGTTACCTGGTGTGCTATGGTGGGCGGCTACGGAATGCAAGGCGATTCCGCCAGTTCCATTAATCTTTTCAAAGAAATGTTAAATGAAGATTTTCAACCTAATGATATCACCTTCACAAGCATTTTATCCACTTGTAGCCACACCGGAATGGTTACCGAAGGACAAAAGTACTTTAACACCATGATGAAGAATCACAAAGTTGCCCCTTCAACGAAGCACTACGCATGTATGGTCGATATGCTATCACGAGCCGGAAAACTCGCGGAAGCATTGGAGTTCATCGAGAAAATGCCTTTCGAAGCAAATGTTCAGATGTGGGGTGCTTTTTTACACGGATGCACACTTTATTCGAACTTTGATCTGGGAGAAGTTGCGGTTAGCAGGATAATGGAGTTGCGGCCCGAGAGTTCGGATTATTATGTGTTGATGTTTAACTTGTATGCGTCGAATGCGAGGTGGGCCGAAGCTACAAAAATTAGGGATTTAATGAAGGAAAGAGGGATGGTCAAGGTGCCAGGTTTCAGCTCAGTGGGGACGGAAAATGGGTTGAAAAATTCAGTTCTTTTGGAACATATTTCTCAAAAACAAGTACACGACCGCAAGTTAGATTAA